Proteins co-encoded in one Balearica regulorum gibbericeps isolate bBalReg1 chromosome 16, bBalReg1.pri, whole genome shotgun sequence genomic window:
- the ZNF512B gene encoding zinc finger protein 512B isoform X1: MADSYACKGGRKTAGSNKPAASKESRTETRINPPAELPKLGNATSDKTEGRKKGRPKAENQALKDIPLPLMNQWKDEFKAHSRVKCPNSGCWLEFPSIYGLKYHYQRCQGGAISEKLTYSCSYCEAAFTSKTQLEKHRLWNHLDRPVPTSKAENKVPKAIGKSSGKKRAAESSACPTIHPKQAKTEKAVAQDHAENGECLAESRESKEFQIAAAEAMAAATPTAKSSSGKDAAQQGGSQASLQEEDPERMKHRRKQKTPKKFTGEQPSISGTFGLKGLVKAEDKAKAHRAKKLEGNTNTEELKKKPPGAGVKKETAVHLPAANPEDQWQREISEKGEVSCPTCSVITRKTIVGLKKHMDVCQKLQDALKCQHCKKQFKSKAGLNYHTMAEHVSKPVPVETTGLGEQEERERLRKVLKQMGKLKCPNEGCVANFSSLMGYQYHQKRCGKQLAEADKPVFSCPHCGKKYKSKAGHDYHVRSEHTASVSPPDTSTARGAGPSPAGVDCRAAEPVGRTEPGRAGPGKPPEEPEVKPEPGPIEDFERTPSGRIRRTSAQVAVFHLQEIAEDELAKDWTKRRMKDDLVPETKRLNYTRPGLPKLNPRLLENWKNEVKEKGHINCPNNCCEAIYSSVSGLKAHLANCNKGDHLVGKYRCLLCQKEFSSESGVKYHIIKAHSENWFRTSAEANRKKKSREQLSSNKEEKKKSTSGKKRGRKPKERPPETSPKGRESVAAKTNHKKTLEHWEGSRGSPDEDERVPKPPSQRKGGASKMPEK, from the exons ATGGCGGATTCCTATGCCTGTAAAGGTGGAAGGAAAACTGCAGGCTCTAACAAACCCGCTGCCAGCAAGGAAAGCAGGACGGAGACGAGGATAAACCCGCCGGCAGAGCTGCCAAAGCTTG GAAATGCAACCAGTGACAAAACCgaaggcaggaagaaaggaCGACCCAAGGCTGAGAACCAGGCACTGAAAGACATCCCT CTCCCCCTGATGAACCAGTGGAAGGATGAATTCAAAGCCCACTCCAGGGTGAAATGTCCCAATTCAGGCTGCTGGCTGGAGTTCCCCAGCATTTATGGCTTGAAGTACCACTATCAGCGCTGCCAAGGG GGTGCGATCTCAGAGAAGCTGACCTATTCGTGCTCGTACTGCGAAGCTGCCTTCACCTCCAAAACCCAGCTAGAAAAGCATCGGCTCTGGAATCACTTGGACCGGCCAGTGCCAaccagcaaagcagaaaacaaagtgcCGAAGGCCATTGGGAAGAGCAGTGGCAAGAAAAG AGCTGCTGAGAGTTCAGCTTGCCCCACCATCCATCCCAAACAGGCAAAGACGGAAAAAGCCGTGGCCCAGGACCATGCCGAGAATGGCGAGTGCCTGGCGGAGAGCCGGGAGAGCAAGGAGTTTCAGATCGCAGCAGCTGAGGCAATGGCAGCTGCCACTCCCACGGCGAAGTCCTCGAGCGGCAAGGATGCTGCgcagcagggaggcagccaGGCCTCGCTGCAGGAGGAAGACCCTGAGAGGATGAAGCACA gaaggaaacagaaaactcCTAAGAAATTTACGGGGGAGCAGCCGTCCATCTCGGGGACATTTGGACTGAAAG GTCTCGTCAAAGCAGAGGACAAGGCGAAAGCCCATCGAGCCAAGAAGCTGGAGGGGAACACCAACACGGAGGAGCTGAAAAAGAAACCTCCAGGAGCTGGTGTGAAGAAGGAAACCGCTGTGCATCTACCGGCAG CAAACCCCGAGGACCAGTGGCAGCGGGAGATCAGCGAGAAGGGAGAAGTGTCCTGTCCAACCTGCAGTGTTATAACCAGGAAAACTATTGTGGGGCTCAAAAAGCACATGGACGTCTGCCAGAAA CTGCAGGATGCCTTGAAGTGTCAGCACTGCAAAAAACAGTTCAAGTCCAAAGCTGGGCTGAATTACCACACTATGGCTGAACACGTCAGCAAG CCTGTTCCTGTGGAAACCACTGGACTTGGTGAACAGGAAGAACGGGAAAGGCTGAGGAAAGTGCTAAAGCAGATGGGAAAACTGAAATGCCCCAATGAG GGCTGCGTGGCCAACTTCTCCAGCCTGATGGGCTACCAGTACCACCAGAAGCGGTGTGGGAAGCAGCTCGCCGAGGCTGACAAGCCTGTCTTCAGCTGTCCACACTGCGGCAAGAAGTACAAATCCAAGGCTGGCCACGACTACCATGTGCGGTCAGAACACACGGCTTCGGTGAGCCCCCCGGACACCTCCACAGCCCGAGGAGCGGGGCCATCCCCTGCCGGGGTtgactgcagagctgctgagcctGTGGGCAGGACAgagccgggcagggccgggccgggcaaG CCTCCAGAGGAGCCAGAGGTGAAGCCAGAGCCTGGCCCCATAGAAGATTTTGAGAGGACCCCGAGCGGCCGCATCCGTCGGACGTCGGCCCAAGTAGCCGTCTTCCACCTTCAGGAGATAGCAGAGGATGAGCTCGCCAAGGATTGGACCAAGCGGAGGATGAAGGATGACCTGGTGCCTGAAACCAAGCGG CTCAATTACACCAGACCGGGGCTTCCAAAGCTCAATCCGAGGCTGCTGGAAAACTGGAAGAATGAAGTGAAGGAGAAGGGCCACATCAACTGTCCCAACAAT TGCTGTGAAGCCATTTACTCCAGTGTCTCGGGGCTGAAAGCTCACCTGGCCAACTGCAACAAG GGGGACCACTTGGTGGGCAAGTATCGCTGCCTCCTGTGCCAGAAGGAGTTCAGCTCCGAAAGCGGGGTCAAGTACCACATCATCAAGGCTCACTCGGAG AACTGGTTCCGAACCTCCGCAGAGGCCAACcggaaaaagaaaagcagggaacAGCTTTCTTCcaacaaggaggagaaaaagaaaagcacaagtgggaagaaaagggggagaaaaccCAAGGAGAGGCCTCCAGAAACATCCCCAAAGGGCAGAGAGAGCGTGGCAGCAAAGACTAATCACAAGAAAACCCTCGAGCACTGGGAAGGCTCCCGAGGCAGCCCTGACGAGGATGAGCGCGTCCCCAAGCCCCCGAGCCAGCGGAAGGGGGGAGCCAGTAAGATGCCCGAGAAATGA
- the ZNF512B gene encoding zinc finger protein 512B isoform X5, which yields MADSYACKGGRKTAGSNKPAASKESRTETRINPPAELPKLGNATSDKTEGRKKGRPKAENQALKDIPLPLMNQWKDEFKAHSRVKCPNSGCWLEFPSIYGLKYHYQRCQGGAISEKLTYSCSYCEAAFTSKTQLEKHRLWNHLDRPVPTSKAENKVPKAIGKSSGKKRAAESSACPTIHPKQAKTEKAVAQDHAENGECLAESRESKEFQIAAAEAMAAATPTAKSSSGKDAAQQGGSQASLQEEDPERMKHRRKQKTPKKFTGEQPSISGTFGLKGLVKAEDKAKAHRAKKLEGNTNTEELKKKPPGAGVKKETAVHLPAANPEDQWQREISEKGEVSCPTCSVITRKTIVGLKKHMDVCQKLQDALKCQHCKKQFKSKAGLNYHTMAEHVSKGCVANFSSLMGYQYHQKRCGKQLAEADKPVFSCPHCGKKYKSKAGHDYHVRSEHTASVSPPDTSTARGAGPSPAGVDCRAAEPVGRTEPGRAGPGKPPEEPEVKPEPGPIEDFERTPSGRIRRTSAQVAVFHLQEIAEDELAKDWTKRRMKDDLVPETKRLNYTRPGLPKLNPRLLENWKNEVKEKGHINCPNNCCEAIYSSVSGLKAHLANCNKGDHLVGKYRCLLCQKEFSSESGVKYHIIKAHSENWFRTSAEANRKKKSREQLSSNKEEKKKSTSGKKRGRKPKERPPETSPKGRESVAAKTNHKKTLEHWEGSRGSPDEDERVPKPPSQRKGGASKMPEK from the exons ATGGCGGATTCCTATGCCTGTAAAGGTGGAAGGAAAACTGCAGGCTCTAACAAACCCGCTGCCAGCAAGGAAAGCAGGACGGAGACGAGGATAAACCCGCCGGCAGAGCTGCCAAAGCTTG GAAATGCAACCAGTGACAAAACCgaaggcaggaagaaaggaCGACCCAAGGCTGAGAACCAGGCACTGAAAGACATCCCT CTCCCCCTGATGAACCAGTGGAAGGATGAATTCAAAGCCCACTCCAGGGTGAAATGTCCCAATTCAGGCTGCTGGCTGGAGTTCCCCAGCATTTATGGCTTGAAGTACCACTATCAGCGCTGCCAAGGG GGTGCGATCTCAGAGAAGCTGACCTATTCGTGCTCGTACTGCGAAGCTGCCTTCACCTCCAAAACCCAGCTAGAAAAGCATCGGCTCTGGAATCACTTGGACCGGCCAGTGCCAaccagcaaagcagaaaacaaagtgcCGAAGGCCATTGGGAAGAGCAGTGGCAAGAAAAG AGCTGCTGAGAGTTCAGCTTGCCCCACCATCCATCCCAAACAGGCAAAGACGGAAAAAGCCGTGGCCCAGGACCATGCCGAGAATGGCGAGTGCCTGGCGGAGAGCCGGGAGAGCAAGGAGTTTCAGATCGCAGCAGCTGAGGCAATGGCAGCTGCCACTCCCACGGCGAAGTCCTCGAGCGGCAAGGATGCTGCgcagcagggaggcagccaGGCCTCGCTGCAGGAGGAAGACCCTGAGAGGATGAAGCACA gaaggaaacagaaaactcCTAAGAAATTTACGGGGGAGCAGCCGTCCATCTCGGGGACATTTGGACTGAAAG GTCTCGTCAAAGCAGAGGACAAGGCGAAAGCCCATCGAGCCAAGAAGCTGGAGGGGAACACCAACACGGAGGAGCTGAAAAAGAAACCTCCAGGAGCTGGTGTGAAGAAGGAAACCGCTGTGCATCTACCGGCAG CAAACCCCGAGGACCAGTGGCAGCGGGAGATCAGCGAGAAGGGAGAAGTGTCCTGTCCAACCTGCAGTGTTATAACCAGGAAAACTATTGTGGGGCTCAAAAAGCACATGGACGTCTGCCAGAAA CTGCAGGATGCCTTGAAGTGTCAGCACTGCAAAAAACAGTTCAAGTCCAAAGCTGGGCTGAATTACCACACTATGGCTGAACACGTCAGCAAG GGCTGCGTGGCCAACTTCTCCAGCCTGATGGGCTACCAGTACCACCAGAAGCGGTGTGGGAAGCAGCTCGCCGAGGCTGACAAGCCTGTCTTCAGCTGTCCACACTGCGGCAAGAAGTACAAATCCAAGGCTGGCCACGACTACCATGTGCGGTCAGAACACACGGCTTCGGTGAGCCCCCCGGACACCTCCACAGCCCGAGGAGCGGGGCCATCCCCTGCCGGGGTtgactgcagagctgctgagcctGTGGGCAGGACAgagccgggcagggccgggccgggcaaG CCTCCAGAGGAGCCAGAGGTGAAGCCAGAGCCTGGCCCCATAGAAGATTTTGAGAGGACCCCGAGCGGCCGCATCCGTCGGACGTCGGCCCAAGTAGCCGTCTTCCACCTTCAGGAGATAGCAGAGGATGAGCTCGCCAAGGATTGGACCAAGCGGAGGATGAAGGATGACCTGGTGCCTGAAACCAAGCGG CTCAATTACACCAGACCGGGGCTTCCAAAGCTCAATCCGAGGCTGCTGGAAAACTGGAAGAATGAAGTGAAGGAGAAGGGCCACATCAACTGTCCCAACAAT TGCTGTGAAGCCATTTACTCCAGTGTCTCGGGGCTGAAAGCTCACCTGGCCAACTGCAACAAG GGGGACCACTTGGTGGGCAAGTATCGCTGCCTCCTGTGCCAGAAGGAGTTCAGCTCCGAAAGCGGGGTCAAGTACCACATCATCAAGGCTCACTCGGAG AACTGGTTCCGAACCTCCGCAGAGGCCAACcggaaaaagaaaagcagggaacAGCTTTCTTCcaacaaggaggagaaaaagaaaagcacaagtgggaagaaaagggggagaaaaccCAAGGAGAGGCCTCCAGAAACATCCCCAAAGGGCAGAGAGAGCGTGGCAGCAAAGACTAATCACAAGAAAACCCTCGAGCACTGGGAAGGCTCCCGAGGCAGCCCTGACGAGGATGAGCGCGTCCCCAAGCCCCCGAGCCAGCGGAAGGGGGGAGCCAGTAAGATGCCCGAGAAATGA
- the ZNF512B gene encoding zinc finger protein 512B isoform X9 has translation MADSYACKGGRKTAGSNKPAASKESRTETRINPPAELPKLGNATSDKTEGRKKGRPKAENQALKDIPLPLMNQWKDEFKAHSRVKCPNSGCWLEFPSIYGLKYHYQRCQGGAISEKLTYSCSYCEAAFTSKTQLEKHRLWNHLDRPVPTSKAENKVPKAIGKSSGKKRAAESSACPTIHPKQAKTEKAVAQDHAENGECLAESRESKEFQIAAAEAMAAATPTAKSSSGKDAAQQGGSQASLQEEDPERMKHRRKQKTPKKFTGEQPSISGTFGLKGLVKAEDKAKAHRAKKLEGNTNTEELKKKPPGAGVKKETAVHLPAANPEDQWQREISEKGEVSCPTCSVITRKTIVGLKKHMDVCQKLQDALKCQHCKKQFKSKAGLNYHTMAEHVSKPVPVETTGLGEQEERERLRKVLKQMGKLKCPNEGCVANFSSLMGYQYHQKRCGKQLAEADKPVFSCPHCGKKYKSKAGHDYHVRSEHTASPPEEPEVKPEPGPIEDFERTPSGRIRRTSAQVAVFHLQEIAEDELAKDWTKRRMKDDLVPETKRLNYTRPGLPKLNPRLLENWKNEVKEKGHINCPNNCCEAIYSSVSGLKAHLANCNKGDHLVGKYRCLLCQKEFSSESGVKYHIIKAHSENWFRTSAEANRKKKSREQLSSNKEEKKKSTSGKKRGRKPKERPPETSPKGRESVAAKTNHKKTLEHWEGSRGSPDEDERVPKPPSQRKGGASKMPEK, from the exons ATGGCGGATTCCTATGCCTGTAAAGGTGGAAGGAAAACTGCAGGCTCTAACAAACCCGCTGCCAGCAAGGAAAGCAGGACGGAGACGAGGATAAACCCGCCGGCAGAGCTGCCAAAGCTTG GAAATGCAACCAGTGACAAAACCgaaggcaggaagaaaggaCGACCCAAGGCTGAGAACCAGGCACTGAAAGACATCCCT CTCCCCCTGATGAACCAGTGGAAGGATGAATTCAAAGCCCACTCCAGGGTGAAATGTCCCAATTCAGGCTGCTGGCTGGAGTTCCCCAGCATTTATGGCTTGAAGTACCACTATCAGCGCTGCCAAGGG GGTGCGATCTCAGAGAAGCTGACCTATTCGTGCTCGTACTGCGAAGCTGCCTTCACCTCCAAAACCCAGCTAGAAAAGCATCGGCTCTGGAATCACTTGGACCGGCCAGTGCCAaccagcaaagcagaaaacaaagtgcCGAAGGCCATTGGGAAGAGCAGTGGCAAGAAAAG AGCTGCTGAGAGTTCAGCTTGCCCCACCATCCATCCCAAACAGGCAAAGACGGAAAAAGCCGTGGCCCAGGACCATGCCGAGAATGGCGAGTGCCTGGCGGAGAGCCGGGAGAGCAAGGAGTTTCAGATCGCAGCAGCTGAGGCAATGGCAGCTGCCACTCCCACGGCGAAGTCCTCGAGCGGCAAGGATGCTGCgcagcagggaggcagccaGGCCTCGCTGCAGGAGGAAGACCCTGAGAGGATGAAGCACA gaaggaaacagaaaactcCTAAGAAATTTACGGGGGAGCAGCCGTCCATCTCGGGGACATTTGGACTGAAAG GTCTCGTCAAAGCAGAGGACAAGGCGAAAGCCCATCGAGCCAAGAAGCTGGAGGGGAACACCAACACGGAGGAGCTGAAAAAGAAACCTCCAGGAGCTGGTGTGAAGAAGGAAACCGCTGTGCATCTACCGGCAG CAAACCCCGAGGACCAGTGGCAGCGGGAGATCAGCGAGAAGGGAGAAGTGTCCTGTCCAACCTGCAGTGTTATAACCAGGAAAACTATTGTGGGGCTCAAAAAGCACATGGACGTCTGCCAGAAA CTGCAGGATGCCTTGAAGTGTCAGCACTGCAAAAAACAGTTCAAGTCCAAAGCTGGGCTGAATTACCACACTATGGCTGAACACGTCAGCAAG CCTGTTCCTGTGGAAACCACTGGACTTGGTGAACAGGAAGAACGGGAAAGGCTGAGGAAAGTGCTAAAGCAGATGGGAAAACTGAAATGCCCCAATGAG GGCTGCGTGGCCAACTTCTCCAGCCTGATGGGCTACCAGTACCACCAGAAGCGGTGTGGGAAGCAGCTCGCCGAGGCTGACAAGCCTGTCTTCAGCTGTCCACACTGCGGCAAGAAGTACAAATCCAAGGCTGGCCACGACTACCATGTGCGGTCAGAACACACGGCTTCG CCTCCAGAGGAGCCAGAGGTGAAGCCAGAGCCTGGCCCCATAGAAGATTTTGAGAGGACCCCGAGCGGCCGCATCCGTCGGACGTCGGCCCAAGTAGCCGTCTTCCACCTTCAGGAGATAGCAGAGGATGAGCTCGCCAAGGATTGGACCAAGCGGAGGATGAAGGATGACCTGGTGCCTGAAACCAAGCGG CTCAATTACACCAGACCGGGGCTTCCAAAGCTCAATCCGAGGCTGCTGGAAAACTGGAAGAATGAAGTGAAGGAGAAGGGCCACATCAACTGTCCCAACAAT TGCTGTGAAGCCATTTACTCCAGTGTCTCGGGGCTGAAAGCTCACCTGGCCAACTGCAACAAG GGGGACCACTTGGTGGGCAAGTATCGCTGCCTCCTGTGCCAGAAGGAGTTCAGCTCCGAAAGCGGGGTCAAGTACCACATCATCAAGGCTCACTCGGAG AACTGGTTCCGAACCTCCGCAGAGGCCAACcggaaaaagaaaagcagggaacAGCTTTCTTCcaacaaggaggagaaaaagaaaagcacaagtgggaagaaaagggggagaaaaccCAAGGAGAGGCCTCCAGAAACATCCCCAAAGGGCAGAGAGAGCGTGGCAGCAAAGACTAATCACAAGAAAACCCTCGAGCACTGGGAAGGCTCCCGAGGCAGCCCTGACGAGGATGAGCGCGTCCCCAAGCCCCCGAGCCAGCGGAAGGGGGGAGCCAGTAAGATGCCCGAGAAATGA
- the ZNF512B gene encoding zinc finger protein 512B isoform X7, which translates to MADSYACKGGRKTAGSNKPAASKESRTETRINPPAELPKLGNATSDKTEGRKKGRPKAENQALKDIPLPLMNQWKDEFKAHSRVKCPNSGCWLEFPSIYGLKYHYQRCQGGAISEKLTYSCSYCEAAFTSKTQLEKHRLWNHLDRPVPTSKAENKVPKAIGKSSGKKRAAESSACPTIHPKQAKTEKAVAQDHAENGECLAESRESKEFQIAAAEAMAAATPTAKSSSGKDAAQQGGSQASLQEEDPERMKHRRKQKTPKKFTGEQPSISGTFGLKGLVKAEDKAKAHRAKKLEGNTNTEELKKKPPGAGVKKETAVHLPAANPEDQWQREISEKGEVSCPTCSVITRKTIVGLKKHMDVCQKPVPVETTGLGEQEERERLRKVLKQMGKLKCPNEGCVANFSSLMGYQYHQKRCGKQLAEADKPVFSCPHCGKKYKSKAGHDYHVRSEHTASPPEEPEVKPEPGPIEDFERTPSGRIRRTSAQVAVFHLQEIAEDELAKDWTKRRMKDDLVPETKRLNYTRPGLPKLNPRLLENWKNEVKEKGHINCPNNCCEAIYSSVSGLKAHLANCNKGDHLVGKYRCLLCQKEFSSESGVKYHIIKAHSENWFRTSAEANRKKKSREQLSSNKEEKKKSTSGKKRGRKPKERPPETSPKGRESVAAKTNHKKTLEHWEGSRGSPDEDERVPKPPSQRKGGASKMPEK; encoded by the exons ATGGCGGATTCCTATGCCTGTAAAGGTGGAAGGAAAACTGCAGGCTCTAACAAACCCGCTGCCAGCAAGGAAAGCAGGACGGAGACGAGGATAAACCCGCCGGCAGAGCTGCCAAAGCTTG GAAATGCAACCAGTGACAAAACCgaaggcaggaagaaaggaCGACCCAAGGCTGAGAACCAGGCACTGAAAGACATCCCT CTCCCCCTGATGAACCAGTGGAAGGATGAATTCAAAGCCCACTCCAGGGTGAAATGTCCCAATTCAGGCTGCTGGCTGGAGTTCCCCAGCATTTATGGCTTGAAGTACCACTATCAGCGCTGCCAAGGG GGTGCGATCTCAGAGAAGCTGACCTATTCGTGCTCGTACTGCGAAGCTGCCTTCACCTCCAAAACCCAGCTAGAAAAGCATCGGCTCTGGAATCACTTGGACCGGCCAGTGCCAaccagcaaagcagaaaacaaagtgcCGAAGGCCATTGGGAAGAGCAGTGGCAAGAAAAG AGCTGCTGAGAGTTCAGCTTGCCCCACCATCCATCCCAAACAGGCAAAGACGGAAAAAGCCGTGGCCCAGGACCATGCCGAGAATGGCGAGTGCCTGGCGGAGAGCCGGGAGAGCAAGGAGTTTCAGATCGCAGCAGCTGAGGCAATGGCAGCTGCCACTCCCACGGCGAAGTCCTCGAGCGGCAAGGATGCTGCgcagcagggaggcagccaGGCCTCGCTGCAGGAGGAAGACCCTGAGAGGATGAAGCACA gaaggaaacagaaaactcCTAAGAAATTTACGGGGGAGCAGCCGTCCATCTCGGGGACATTTGGACTGAAAG GTCTCGTCAAAGCAGAGGACAAGGCGAAAGCCCATCGAGCCAAGAAGCTGGAGGGGAACACCAACACGGAGGAGCTGAAAAAGAAACCTCCAGGAGCTGGTGTGAAGAAGGAAACCGCTGTGCATCTACCGGCAG CAAACCCCGAGGACCAGTGGCAGCGGGAGATCAGCGAGAAGGGAGAAGTGTCCTGTCCAACCTGCAGTGTTATAACCAGGAAAACTATTGTGGGGCTCAAAAAGCACATGGACGTCTGCCAGAAA CCTGTTCCTGTGGAAACCACTGGACTTGGTGAACAGGAAGAACGGGAAAGGCTGAGGAAAGTGCTAAAGCAGATGGGAAAACTGAAATGCCCCAATGAG GGCTGCGTGGCCAACTTCTCCAGCCTGATGGGCTACCAGTACCACCAGAAGCGGTGTGGGAAGCAGCTCGCCGAGGCTGACAAGCCTGTCTTCAGCTGTCCACACTGCGGCAAGAAGTACAAATCCAAGGCTGGCCACGACTACCATGTGCGGTCAGAACACACGGCTTCG CCTCCAGAGGAGCCAGAGGTGAAGCCAGAGCCTGGCCCCATAGAAGATTTTGAGAGGACCCCGAGCGGCCGCATCCGTCGGACGTCGGCCCAAGTAGCCGTCTTCCACCTTCAGGAGATAGCAGAGGATGAGCTCGCCAAGGATTGGACCAAGCGGAGGATGAAGGATGACCTGGTGCCTGAAACCAAGCGG CTCAATTACACCAGACCGGGGCTTCCAAAGCTCAATCCGAGGCTGCTGGAAAACTGGAAGAATGAAGTGAAGGAGAAGGGCCACATCAACTGTCCCAACAAT TGCTGTGAAGCCATTTACTCCAGTGTCTCGGGGCTGAAAGCTCACCTGGCCAACTGCAACAAG GGGGACCACTTGGTGGGCAAGTATCGCTGCCTCCTGTGCCAGAAGGAGTTCAGCTCCGAAAGCGGGGTCAAGTACCACATCATCAAGGCTCACTCGGAG AACTGGTTCCGAACCTCCGCAGAGGCCAACcggaaaaagaaaagcagggaacAGCTTTCTTCcaacaaggaggagaaaaagaaaagcacaagtgggaagaaaagggggagaaaaccCAAGGAGAGGCCTCCAGAAACATCCCCAAAGGGCAGAGAGAGCGTGGCAGCAAAGACTAATCACAAGAAAACCCTCGAGCACTGGGAAGGCTCCCGAGGCAGCCCTGACGAGGATGAGCGCGTCCCCAAGCCCCCGAGCCAGCGGAAGGGGGGAGCCAGTAAGATGCCCGAGAAATGA